The region ATCACCCCTTACCACCTCATGCGCCCAGACTTCAAgtcaaagtaatttttttctttattctttcttgttcACCTACCAATAtagcctccaaaaaaaaaaaaaaaaaaagtttttatctaCTTACTTGCCAGGATTGACACAATGTCTTGAATTCACCCCTTCTGTCCTGATTCCTTAGATGAGCCCTTAGGCGCTCGCTGGCTCTAGTACAGACATCTTGAAATTGGCTTTTTCTGTGTTGAGTCTTTCCATTTCAGTTGTAACCTATCTGATAGCCTTCAAACCATTCTGTGGAGCCTGTAGGCTAAAGAGATGCTGAGGGACTGGGGCTCTGAGTTCCCACTCCTGCTTCAGCTAGAGAAACTCCAggcctttttatggctgagtaatattccattgtataaatgcaccacaacttctttatccattcatctgttgaaggacatcagggttgtttccatgtcctggctattgtaaatattgcttctctttacaacggctattgtaaatattgaggtacatgtatcttttagaattgtggttttctcagggtatatgcccagtagtgggattgctaggtcacatggtagatttattcctgatttttaaaggaatctctatactgttttccataatggctgtatcagtttacattcccaccagcagtgcaggagggttcccttttctccacatcttctgcagcatttactgtttgtaggtttgtttttttttttttttttttgatgatggccattctgactggtatgaggtgatacttcattgtagttttgatttgcatttctctaataatgagcaatgttgagcatcttttcatatattagtAATAAGGTTTtatgaagcttccctggtggctcagtagttccaatgcaggagagatgggttcaatctttgggtcaggaagatcccctggagaagaaaatgacaacccacttcagtattcttgcctaggaaatccatggacagaggagattgacaggcatagtccatggggttgcaaaagagtcggacacgacatagTGACTAAAAACGCCAATAAGGATTTATACTCTAATAATAAGATAAAGGCCAGTGGGAGTGTTTTTTTCTAGCCAGTGATCCACAGGGTTTGGGGTGGAAATGGGGGAGCAATGGGAAGAGTCAGGTTTGAGTTTTATGGATTAGAATTGGGGTAACCTTGAGAGTCATAATACGTTGGGAAGAGGAGCTGGCATATGGAATTAGAAGGAAAGACTTGTTTCTAAAATTGAGTCATCACATCTGACTCAATGAATATAAGAATTTTACGGGCTATGGGAGCTATGAGGCCTATGACTACTTGTTATGTTTTGAAAACCAGTACCGTTGGAGCAGGAGCCAGATTACGGGAGTAAAGGAAGATGGTAAAAAGTGAAGGTTTCTTAGAGGGCAGCTGCTTGTTTGAGAAATTGGATGAAAGGAAGAGATATATGTAGTAGTTCAAAGGGCATTAAGTAGAGTTTTTAACGAGGGGCCAAAAAACCCTGCAGGTTGATTCCTTAAAAATGCTTACAAGTATATGGTCACTGAGATTGTATTatactcattcatttgttcatttattctttcaccaAGTATTGGGTGCCAGACCCTCTGGCCGCTTCTACACTTCACTTAAGTCTGGGCTTGGTGCCAGGATAGCCCCTCAGCAGTGAGTACTAGTGTGACAATTACAGGGGCTGAGGACACCTGGAATAATAAATTGCAGTCATTTCTTCCCTTAATTGGAACTGGAGTTgaagtttctttccttcttcccatcCTTCTGGGGAAGGTTGCTTGTCTAGCATCAGTGTGATTCTAGCTATGTGCTGCCAGATGTTAACACTCTTAAGTTTCCAGAACCTTTTTAAGCAATgtgttatttttttgtgctcaCAGCAGGTAGAGTGGAAGCCCCAGCTAATAGAGGTCCCACCCCAAACTCAGCTTGATTACACAGTCACCAATCTTGCTGGTGGCCCGAAACCACACTCTCCTTTCGACTCTCAGTACCGTGAGACCACGCTGAAGGTGAGCGATGCTTTCCTGCTCCCTGAAGCGCCTTGCAGAGCTGTGATCGTCTGCCCTGGGCTGAGGTTATTTAGCAGGCTGTGAgatttcttcattcttctctttcctaCCACACCTCAGGGGGGCATGTTTGCTGGACAGCTGACCAAGGTGGGCATGGAGCAGATGTTTGCCCTCGGGGAGAGACTGAGGAAGAACTACGTGGAGGACATCCCCTTTCTTTCGCCAATGTTCAACCCACTGGAGGTCTTGTGAGTCACTTGAAAAAGGAATATTGCACCCAATGTTAGGTCTTGAGTGTGAGAAAACCTGTCCTGACCCTCTGTGCGGTTCCCACTCTCATCCGAGGCAGTCTAGGTGGGAGGTGTGAGGGTGATCTGGCTGGCTAGGCTGGTGTCCCCTTCCTCTCTCACTTCTCTGTGTGTATCCCTTCTGATGCTGCGTGCTCGGTTGAAGAGGATGACCTTCCCTGAGGGAGGAGAACCATTCTTCAGTCAAGGGTATACAAGAAGCTGCGTTTCCTTGCTAGAACCTCCTAGGCAGTTTGGGGACAGTTACCCTAATATGCTAGGATTTGGAGAACAAGTGGTCCCTGGAGGTCATGTTCACTGGCCCTCGGGTCCTTGGGCAGCCATCCCACACAGAGAGAAGGGTATTTCCCAGCCCTCTAGCTCCCTTttggagcttccccggtggctcagatggtaaagactctgcctgcagtgcaggagacccaggttcgatctctgggttgggaagatcccctggagaagggaatggctacccagtccagtattctttttttttttttaattaataattttttgtcAGTAAGAAAGACTGGTTAATGGTAGTTTTCAGTAAAAACCTTTACAAGACCTTGCATCACAAATATACATACACTATAAAAATTGTGTCCTGGTGGTTTTGGTTCTAAACGATTCTGCAGAAGGTCCTCATTACACTTTCCAATAATGAAAACTGTTTATAACCCTAAAATACAGCAACCCATTTATTTAAGACATGTTCATGGATCAGGTCTATCCTTATCCTATGTACAGCTGACTATACTGAAATGTATGAATGAAATGTCCTACTTAAGTAGAAAAGGACAGAGAGTGAAACCCtggttatactaaaaaaaaaacatcagGGTGCTAGGTAAATGACACGAACACCACCAAAATCTGGTCAAAAACTAAATGCACGAAGTTATCTTGAAAATCTAGGGGAAAACTATGAAAAATCAAATCTGtacataaaatttacaaaaaaaaaaaagacaggaaagttAAAATAATCAAATCTATATAAGTACATGAATCATGCTAAAGACAGAGAgaaccagtccagtattcttgcctggagaattctatggacagaggagcctggcaagctatagtccatggggtcccaaagaatcaggcacgagTAAGTGACTAGCACTGTAGTAGCTCCCTCTATGTAGTTTAGAAAGCCTTTGAGTGCTCTGTGGAATAAGGTAGTGTGCACATGTAAATCTTCCTTCTATGAGtttctctatatttttgttttgttcccaGCATCCGTTCCACTAACATCTATCGGAACTTGGAGTCTACCCGCTGTTTGCTGGCTGGACTTTTCCAGCGTCAAAAAGAAGGTTCGAGTTCAGGGTCTACAAGCCAGCCCCTGTCCCTGAGGTGCCTTTTCGTCTTGCTTCCAAAGCCCCGCTCTCTCTTTCTTGATGTCTGTCCGCACCTGGGtctctctctcctgctcctggggcctctctggagtacCAGCTGGGCGGCAGGCCCCTCTCTGTCTGGCCTGCTGCTGCATTTGCCAGCCTGACCTCACACCTACACCGACATGTCAGCTGCTCCGATGCAACCCCTGGCTCCTGACTTTTTCTCTCAAGTGTCTACACAAGCTGCATAAGGTAGCTGCAGCCAGATTTTTCAAACAATACCTGGGACTTTTTGTTTAGTTGAGACACTGCTGGAAAGGAAAGAGAGTAAGAGGAACTCTTCACTGGGACCCAGGCCTGTGCCACGGCCCTGGTTTTGGTGATAATCCACAGCATAACCCAGGTGGTGTTAACAGTGTCCCATGTGGCCTTTCCCAGTTAAGGAAGTCTGTCAAGTTTGGTTTTTGACATATTCAgccagtgagtgatcacactagtGGGTTCTGCAACTTTCCACCCTCAAGGACTAcgttttttattttcccttatggATCTCATGTATTTGAGGGCTTTTGACTATCAAGTGAAGCTGCATTTTGTCATTTGTAATTGATTCAAATTTACACTTAATTACTGGTCTGAGTTTCAGATCATCATGACCTCACCAATATTAAAATACTCAAATGATACCATAAGGCAAAAgttcttgtttctttgtttagcTTCTTTAGCCTTATCTCAAAGAGAGATAAAATTTCcatcaagcttttaaaaaatgtgtaagatACAGAACCTCTAAGCCAAAGGAGACTGTCCTTGCCCCTAGCTGGTTTGGACTATGGCTGCTAATTCTGGCTGACGTTATCTGAACACAAACAGCCTAAGTAACAGAGCAAACAGGAAGGCCTGCTCCTTACCTTTTGAGAGCCCCTCAGCTTAGGCATAGTCTATAGTGCTTGGCCTTCTGAAAactgttcacttgctcagtttcTGAAAAGCAAATGTCCTGTCCCCAGAACCACCTAAAGTATAAGTAATGTAGAAAGGGTGTTTTTTGGTAGCAGCCTGATCTACAGGCGGGTCTCAGACTCAGGCTGCCCCAGGTTTCCTGCGAGGAAGGAAGTGGTATCATCACCAACTGCTGGTGTGGCCGCCTGGGTAGCCGTTCCTGCGCTGGACTCAGACAGCCTCACACTCCAACTTGACTTGTGTCCTGGCTATTCCTTGCCTTGGCCAGTATCATGGGATTTGGATAGACCAAAGAACCCCATAAGGTGCTAACGTTGGTGGGAGTGGTTCACCTTTGGGATATTGTTTCAAGAGTAAAATCCTAGCGAAGTCTAAGAAggttttgagtaagctccagagaATCAGGCCGGTGGGGAAGGGCTGAGGGGGTTGCTCTGTATCATTTggtcattcattccttcaacacATATCTGAGTGCCAGCTCAAATACCTTATTTATCATAAACTGAAGGTCTGTTAACCAAACATTCATGGCAGGTACCAGGTAAGACTTACCATGTGTTAATTAGAGGCTTAAATCATAGTTACTATTATTCTCACATTTAAAGGACTCACTGTACATCAAGCATGGTTCTTAGATCTTTGCAGATACTGACTTAATTCTTGTGATGACCCTGTGAAGTAGGTagcatccctattttacagataagggaacTTAAGGCAGAGGATAAAGGACTGTCTGAGGTACACAAAGCTAGTAAATGGAGGAGCTGGGATTTTAATTCTGGCAGTCTGGTTTCACAGTCCATACTTTTCACTCTTGTGCCATCTTCTTCTCAGAAGACTTGGGTATCTGGAGAGGGCCTCTGATCATGAGGTCTGTTTTACGTGTCCTTTAGAACTCCAGGATTCTTCAGAGGGGTTAGGAACTACAGAAAAGGAGTGGAATGGGGCATGCAAGTACACCGTGCTTCAGACCCCTGCCCTGAAGCCCTCAACCCCTTTTCTTTTATTACCTTATTTCAGAAACAGTTGAAAATTGCCGATACTAGTCTCACCCCTTCAATTTACATGTGATCCCCAAAGAAGAGAAGTGACTTCCCAAAGTCATCCTGTTGGTTGGTAGTAGATTCAGGGCTAAACTCATGACACAGTCTGATTTCCTTCTCCTGTCCAGACCAGCCAAGTGTGTGTGAATTCTGGTATTCTGCTCAAGTCACCATAGGCTGCTCTTTAATTCTGAGGCTTTTACTATCAGTAATTTGTTTGGGAATGGTAGTTCTTTGGGGTTTGGATTcactggagggcttcccaggtggcactaaagaatctgcctgccaatgcaggagatacaagagatgtaggtttgatagctgggttgggaagatcacctggagtgggaaatggcaacacactcagtattcatgcctggaaattccatgggcttAGGGCTTGGtgagctatagtctatggggccgcaaagagttggatataaccgAGTGACTGACCACATAATATAGCAGTCATTCCACAGACTGACCTCAGTGAATTCCATAAACCTCCTCTGCCATCAGAGAAGAAGAGGCTTGAGCTGTGTAGAACAGGACGCTGGTGCAGAGCAAAGCATGTAAAGGTGTTAAAGCACCTCCCTTGGGCATTGACAGGAGACAAGGGTACCTGTCAGCTCTGAGCAGGAGCAAGCTGCTGCAAGGTGTGTAAGAGACACTGTTTGTAGTCTAATCTTTGGTTCCTGCTAGTGCGTCTAGAAGCCTGGCTTTTCTCTTGGGCAAGGCCATGAGGTCTTAGAggatttgtgaccctgtgggcacCTTTCTCAGATGTTTCATAAGTCACCATATtggtgtatgcatgcatgcatgctaagttgcttcagtcgtgtccgactctttgtgaccatatgaactgtagcccaccagggtcctctgtccatgggattttccaggtaagaatactggagtgggttgccatgctctcctccagggtatcttcccaacccagggattgaacctgcatcttacttttccttcattggcaggaaggttctttaccactagtgctgcctggaaAACCTATATCGGCCTATAGGTTTGCAAAGCAAGAAAATCACCTTGTTCTGCTAAAGTAAAGGGTGGCCCATTTGTTAGAATCTCTGAGTGCTGGTAGTATCTTGaggcaggcattttttttttgaatgcgTCATAGATgtgcctggagtaggaaatagcttcccactccagtatggttgcctagaggatcccatggacagaggagcctggcaggctacaacacatggggttgcaacgagtcggacatgactgagcatggatGTGCCAGTCTGATCAGGTCTGTACCTGCTCCTGGCTATAGGTAGCCCAGCAGGAGAACCCGACTGCTGCATGCTTTCTCAGACCACAGGGGAGCTCCTGTTGGCAAAGCCAGGGCGTATTGAAGGCATTCTCTGTCCTTAAGAAGTAACCTGGATGATGGCCTCTGGAAACAGCTCCATCTGTGTAAACAAAGAGAAGAAGAATGGGGTGTAGCTGCTGGGAAGAATAAGCTGAAGCCTCTTCCTGCCTGTGCTTCCCACCTTCCTTCCAGGACCCATCATCATCCACACTGACGAAGCAAGCTCGGAAGTCTTGTACCCCAACTACCAATACTGCTGGAACCTGCAGAAAAGAACCAGGTAACTGCCCCTGACTTTTGTTCCTCAGGGTGGAGGTACAGGCAGCATTGTACCACCTCTGCCAGCAGACTGGCTGTGCCGGTGAATATTGGGTAGGAGAGATGGCATTAAACTTGGGTCTGACATCAGCTATCCAGGACGGGAGGCAGCTGTTGCTCACAGGACAGGCTCATGGTGAAGGTACAGGACATCCAGGGAGACCCACACGCTGGGCTGAGAGATTTGTATACAGCCATGAATGGGGCTTCACCATTTACCGAGCATTGTCCTTTGTGTTCAGGTGGGCTCTCAGATGGGGTAAATGAAGGAACTTATGGAAAAGATGAGTAAGCCAGTCATTAACTGCAAATCTAGATGGGCACTCCAAGGAAGACACAGATTCCCCTTCTCTTACCCACGTGCTGCTGTGTAGGTTTGGAGCTGATGGCACTATTCAGGTCTCAGGTATTTTGGAACTGCACTTACACCATGTAGAGGGTGTTCCCCAGAAGAAGGAGATGTGTTTTCAAGCAGACCTGGCTGAGCTTGCATTGTTTTGGATATAATAGAAGGGAATGCTAGAATGGGATTTGGAAAATCCATTATTCTAGCCCTGGTATGTACTAAGTCACAAATCAATTGGCCTCGTAGAGTTTacccatctttaaaatgagaattatacTAGCTAACCCCAATGAGTTGTTGAAAGGCAAATGAGATCCTAAATGATGAATGAGATACTCTTTGTAATCTTAATAACCATACAGTATAAAGAAATATAAGgaataacttttttatttttcggCAGAGGCCGGAGGCAGGCTGCTTCTTTGCAGCCAGGAATCTCAGAGGATTTGAAGAAAGTGAAGGAAGGGATGGGCATTGCCAGTAGTGATGAAGTGGACTTCCTCGTCTTGCTGGACAACATGGCTGCTGAGCAGGTCGGCTGGCTGTCCTCGGGctctgggagggtggggggaaccTGGGCAAGACTTGGTGGGCTGGCTCCTGAGTTAGAAGTGGGTGGAGGCCTCCTGGCCTGGAGTCAGCTGTGAAAGCACTTGCTGGCAGAATGGACCTGGGAACTGAGGGGTAGGGTGGACTCCTCACCAGGTGAGGAGCATAGTCATTTAAACTCTTGACCAGAGTTCCCTGAAGCATATTCATTAGAATACCCATGACGCAAGTGTGTATAATgtgggcaggcagggctggggtgggtgaTGGGTAGGGAGGGATTGTGGTCTAAAAAGTTTGAGATGCCTCTTTATTGTATCACTTTTTGGAGAGTCTGTATGACGTCAGCCTGTTAAAGAACACAAGAGCACTGTGGTAAAGAAAACTGGTTAATctttaattctgtttttctcaAGCTTGTTTAGCcctagaatctttttttttccaataaatactgAAGGCCACACAATGGGAAATGCTGCACCAGATTCAGAAGTCAGACTCCCAAAGTCTGTACAGCCTGgatcctccttccttctcttgtgAAGATGACAGTGTGCCCTGAATGCAGAAACGCACCTTATGCTTATGTGTAAAATAGGTTTAAGGTTATAAAACAAGAGTTGATAAAGTATTTATATGGCAtactttttagaaataattttgggGATGATGAAGGCTGAGTAAAAATTTATGAATTCCTTGCCttgtatttaatttaattttttttttttttagcttaaaagAACACAAATGTTTTTTACTTTGGAGTAGATGAGcatcagaaagaaaggagaaaacaatTTTTCTCTGGGCCTTCAGATCTGGGGGAATAGCTTCGGACAGGCCTTGGGGACATAGAGTTTTGAGCCAGTGTCTCTCTGGGAGAAGACAGTTCCCTTGGACTCTATGGAAGCAGATCGGCCACCAGCCTTATTGGATGAGTATTTCTTTCTAAAACTGTACCCATGGCCTGTTCAGGTGCACAACCTCCCGAGCTGCCCCACGCTGAAGAGGTTTGCATGGATGATTGAGCAGAGAGCTGTGGACACAGCCTCGTACATCCTACAGTGGGAAGACAGGTGAGGGGGGGCCTCTTCAGCTGCTGGAATACAGTCACGCTTGGTCAGGCCTCCCAGAGTATGGGGAAGGGGACTCGTCAGGCCCACTCACACCTGTCAGCTGGCGTCTCTGTGTGCAGAGGTTGAAATCACCCCATTCTGCTGGCCTTCTGAATAGACTCGGCCCTGGGTCCTTCCATTTCTGGAGCGGGGACTGGTGACGTAGTGTTTTCATTCACTGTTACACAAAATTGG is a window of Muntiacus reevesi chromosome 1, mMunRee1.1, whole genome shotgun sequence DNA encoding:
- the ACP6 gene encoding lysophosphatidic acid phosphatase type 6, encoding MISRVFKLRMWAPVGVLTSLTYCLHQRRVALAEPGGADDQNPVDRSLLELKMVQVVFRHGARSPLKPLPQEDQQVEWKPQLIEVPPQTQLDYTVTNLAGGPKPHSPFDSQYRETTLKGGMFAGQLTKVGMEQMFALGERLRKNYVEDIPFLSPMFNPLEVFIRSTNIYRNLESTRCLLAGLFQRQKEGPIIIHTDEASSEVLYPNYQYCWNLQKRTRGRRQAASLQPGISEDLKKVKEGMGIASSDEVDFLVLLDNMAAEQVHNLPSCPTLKRFAWMIEQRAVDTASYILQWEDRESLQMAVGPFLHILESNLLKVVDPATPPSKTRKLYLYAAHDVTLMPLLMTLGIFDHKWPPFAVDLTMELYQHRESKEWFVQLYYRGKEQVPKGCPDRLCPLDKFLNTMSVYTLSPEKYHMLCSEAQVMGLGNGE